gtctttcttcaaatttactGGTAGGATTATTGGTAAGGCTCTATACGATGGTAGATTACTTGACTGCCATTTCAGTCGCGCCGTTTATAAGCATATGTTACATAGGTCAGTGTCTGTGAAAGATATTGAATCTCTTGATCCTGATTACTACAAGTCTTTAGTGTGGATGCTTAATAACGATATTACCGATATTATTACTGAAGAGTTTGCAGTTGAAAAAGACGTATTTGGTGAAAAGACAGTGGTTGACCTTATACCCAATGGTCGAAATATTCCTGTTACGGAACTAAATAAACAGAATTATGTTAATCGAATGGTTGATTATAAATTAAGAGAAAGTGTTAAAGACCAACTCAAAAGTTTACTGGATGGTTTCTCTGATATTATTCCTTCACATTTAATACAAATATTCAACGAGCAAGAATTAGAACTCTTGATTTCTGGTTTGCCAGAGATTGATATCGATGACTGGAAAAATAACACAGAGTATCATGGTTATAATGTATCTTCGCCTCAAGTTCAATGGTTTTGGCGAGCTGTTCGTTCTTTCGATGAAGAGGAGCGTGCTAAACTATTACAATTTGCAACAGGTACCTCGAAGGTCCCCTTGAATGGATTTAAAGAACTTGAGGGTATGTCAGGATTTCAAAGATTTAATATTCATAAGAGCTATGGATCTTTAAATCGTTTACCGCAATCCCACACATGTTTTAACCAACTGGATTTGCCTGAATATGACACATATGAACAACTCAGAAGCATGTTATTAACTGCAATCAATGAAGGGTCTGAAGGTTTTGGATTTGCTTAGCTTTCGTACCAAGAGTgtcatttttattgttaaatCGGAAATCATGGATAAAAGTCTAGAGCGGACGGATTGGTTGttgaatttcttaaaatttccaattttttgaaaagaaaaaatctaCTGAACTTTTTAGAATTTGTAGAGGTTTGTTTATGATATTATAAAGTATATGTGATTTATGCTCTCAATTatacttgaaaataatgaaatgtttttttgCGATTTCAAATATGACATTAGTAAATAATCACAAGCAGCAGATAAATTAATCCGTTTCAGCACTTTTACAATAATGAATAGATTTTACGCTCACAATTGAATTTGAACCATGGAACCCCTAAACcacattttattaaatgtaaaaaaatctgCTAATCAGTTTTTGTTATGATGGAGACTGAAAATTAAAGCATAAAATGAATCGAAAAAAACCgataaattaaagaagaTCATAATCATCAAGCTAAAAGGTTAGATTAAAACATGAATATAATTTACATACCTTATCATTGTATTTGGCAATAGTACGCTTAATTTTAGAAGTGTCGGTCCACGTGACGAAATCTTCTAAACTTCTGGTAACGAGATATGCTGGATCGGTAATAACGTGAGGACCGACGCGAACATGGCCCTGTTCAATAAGACGAGTAGCTTCAGATACGACTTGTGACATGCGCAATTTACACATGATAACAGGTAAACGACGGCGACATATAGCAGAGacatttgctttattttctatatCTGACATTTTGGACTTAGATGGAAGAATTCCCATATCAAATAGCTTTTCTAACAGCAAATTTTCATACTGAAGGCGAAATGGATCAGTGGGATCAAGAAGTGATAACCGGTGAGCCAGCTGGCGAAACTTTCCGCAAATAATATtgtatttttgatattcttCCCGTTTGGAAATGTGATAACGTCTCATAACCATCACATCGCGATGATTGTTATCAtcatttttgtaattgagaaaatcaacttttctcaaaagcttttgctCATCTAAATTTTGCAATtagaatttaaattataagaAATAACAACTTACGGTGCTTTAAAATTCTCATTTTGGCTCTAATTAGTAGTGTTCAAAACCACTGGTTGGTGTGAAGAATTTTGTAGTTAGCAAAACGCAAGCGCTACCTTGTAGCGATTagccaaaaattttacttaGTAGGCAAAGGGCGTGAACTAAATCGTATCCTTTCCCTAATAATTGAGCAACATTTCAGTTCATGTGAAGGTGAGGAATAGACATCGACAGGATCAGCGTTCGTCTTTTGCAAAACAGCTAGTGGTTTTTTCAACGATTCAACCACGCCCTCCATATACTGATTGCCAACAGTAAGTGtagcttttttcttttcggAGTTTTTTTCCTAGATATTAGttagaaaaacaaaactaGTTTAAAATTTCGATTCATactttaatgatttttaaatctcCTATATGCAACGAATCtgcttttctttccaaTGTCGCTTGAACCTCAACGAGGTAAAGCTCATCATTAATTGCTCTTATAAGACGGATTTCTGACATCTATCTACCCTTTAGTATCCTAGAGAAATACTTTGGTTGatatcaatttttgaaatattagTTTGCGCTAAATAGCAGTGTCATCTAGGTATAGTGGAGATGAAAGAAAGAGTACATAAGAAAATGAGTTTGTATTAAATGCAATAAGCTTAGAAAACATCTAGTGTATAACCctacttttttattattttacaaaattaatagatttaaattatttgtcGTAAAACAAGTTTGGAACCGCCAGTATAAGAAAGTGTAAACTCGGTTGAAGGGGGATGTTGCTTTACGGTTTGCTTAATCCATTCTAACGCATGCTCAAGAACTACCAAGAGACGATTGGGAGTCCAATCATTTGGTTTGAAGTAAGGGCGCAACATTTTAGGTATTTGATGCGTAAAAAGTTCCTTCATTTCTATTAAGATGCCATTATCATCGCGAAATCCAATTATAATACGACCAATTCctaataaaaaactttgTGCCCAGTACTTTAATAGCTTTTTTCTCATTCCATAGTTCTCAAGGGGGTACTTTTTGGAGGTCTTGAGCTCAACGTAATGCAGGTTGGGATTTTCGGCATTGGATgcatcttcttcaattgTTCCATCATCACTATGAACATCGCTTTCTTTAGCACTGCAGGGCTTTTTGTCCCAAATACAATCGACCTCGCCTGCGAGTATCAATTTTGACTTGCCGATATTGATCTTGACAATGGAGCAATACTGCTCGTCGGGCACAACATCTTGGTTGTCACGTTGCTCAATTTGGTCTCTCGAACAAGCATCCCATATTTCCGGAAGTGTGGAAATGGCTTCAAACTTATAACCCCAGTAACACATTCGGTCTTGGTTGGCATAACTAGTTTCCGATCGAGTTCGCTCTTCCATCATAATAATTCCACTGGTGGGATCCATAACCAGATAAGTTTCCCAATGGTTTCTGGGATCCAAAGGAGCGCAcataatttttgtaattaaaCCACGCCAAGTAAGAAAGCTGGAATTCATCTGAATGCCTTTAGTCATGAGCACGTCCTTTACAATAGAAATAGGATCAGGGTCGGATTTAGGAGGGTGAAACCTATTAGGAAATCCCGTGTTCAGATCGGAAAATAACGGTGGAGGATAATAATAACTTAACTTGCTATCATCAAGCAGCAGTTCGCGATCTCTCGATAAACTATAACAGGCAATTTCCAAAGGCTCCGAAACCGGTGGCACGTGAGCAGGAGGCACATCGTAAAACGAAAATTCACGAAGCATGAAGCACGACGAAATAAAACTGAATGAAGTTCAAAGATTTCAACAGCAATGTACGCATAGACTTGGAATATTATGGTAAAGAGTGCAAAGAGAAAAAGCAGATGTGGTTTACCCAATGTCAAACAAGGGAATAGTCAgaaatattagaaaaagagagatggaaaaagaaaagatattGATACCATGAATTAAATGTCTCGACCAACTGGATTTTACACCAATTGTGCTGTCGTGCACGAAATTGGTGGTGGAGCTACCTAAGATTCTACCTTGTACCGAATAACACAATGCGATAGAATACAATACGGCAAGATGactattgaaaatgctAATTACAATTTggataaagaaaagagacGCTGactaaaaattaatgtAAAACGTTATCTACTAGTTTATGTGCTTTACCATTcttatctttattttatataccGTGTACATTTAGCTCTGCTATCATTATATAACAAATATCAATGACTGCACGTAAATATACATTAGGATTACAAGTTTTAATATGTTAAGTG
This portion of the Schizosaccharomyces pombe strain 972h- genome assembly, chromosome: I genome encodes:
- the imp3 gene encoding U3 snoRNP-associated protein Imp3 gives rise to the protein MRILKHHEQKLLRKVDFLNYKNDDNNHRDVMVMRRYHISKREEYQKYNIICGKFRQLAHRLSLLDPTDPFRLQYENLLLEKLFDMGILPSKSKMSDIENKANVSAICRRRLPVIMCKLRMSQVVSEATRLIEQGHVRVGPHVITDPAYLVTRSLEDFVTWTDTSKIKRTIAKYNDKLDDYDLL
- the ctf8 gene encoding DNA replication factor C complex subunit Ctf8, whose amino-acid sequence is MSEIRLIRAINDELYLVEVQATLERKADSLHIGDLKIIKEKNSEKKKATLTVGNQYMEGVVESLKKPLAVLQKTNADPVDVYSSPSHELKCCSIIRERIRFSSRPLPTK
- the din1 gene encoding RNA NAD-cap (NAD-forming) hydrolase/RNA pyrophosphohydrolase Din1; the protein is MLREFSFYDVPPAHVPPVSEPLEIACYSLSRDRELLLDDSKLSYYYPPPLFSDLNTGFPNRFHPPKSDPDPISIVKDVLMTKGIQMNSSFLTWRGLITKIMCAPLDPRNHWETYLVMDPTSGIIMMEERTRSETSYANQDRMCYWGYKFEAISTLPEIWDACSRDQIEQRDNQDVVPDEQYCSIVKINIGKSKLILAGEVDCIWDKKPCSAKESDVHSDDGTIEEDASNAENPNLHYVELKTSKKYPLENYGMRKKLLKYWAQSFLLGIGRIIIGFRDDNGILIEMKELFTHQIPKMLRPYFKPNDWTPNRLLVVLEHALEWIKQTVKQHPPSTEFTLSYTGGSKLVLRQII